The following proteins are encoded in a genomic region of Labeo rohita strain BAU-BD-2019 chromosome 5, IGBB_LRoh.1.0, whole genome shotgun sequence:
- the ak1 gene encoding adenylate kinase isoenzyme 1, translated as MADKIKDAKIVFVVGGPGSGKGTQCEKIVAKYGYTHLSSGDLLRAEVASGSERGKQLQAIMQKGELVPLDTVLDMIKDAMIAKADVSKGYLIDGYPREVKQGEEFEKKIGAPALLLYIDAKAETMVKRLVKRGETSGRADDNEETIKKRLDLYYKATEPVIAYYEKRGIVRKIDSELPVDEVFTIVEKAIDELK; from the exons ATGGCAG ATAAAATTAAAGATGCTAAGATCGTCTTTGTGGTGG GCGGCCCCGGCTCTGGAAAGGGCACCCAGTGTGAGAAGATCGTGGCAAAGTACGGCTACACTCACCTGTCCTCAGGTGACCTGCTGCGTGCGGAGGTGGCGTCCGGCTCAGAGAGGGGCAAACAGCTCCAGGCCATCATGCAGAAGGGAGAGCTTGTGCCTCTG GACACAGTTCTGGACATGATCAAAGACGCCATGATCGCCAAAGCTGACGTCTCAAAGGGCTACCTGATCGACGGATACCCTCGTGAGGTCAAACAGGGAGAGGAGTTTGAGaagaag ATCGGCGCTCCAGCTCTGCTGCTGTACATCGACGCTAAAGCCGAGACAATGGTGAAGAGGCTGGTGAAGCGCGGAGAGACCAGCGGCCGCGCCGACGACAACGAGGAGACTATTAAGAAGCGTTTGGATCTCTATTACAAAGCCACTGAGCCCGTCATCGCTTACTATGAGAAACGCGGCATTGTTAGGAAG ATTGACTCTGAGCTGCCAGTGGATGAGGTATTTACTATTGTTGAAAAAGCTATTGATGAGCTGAAGTAA